In the genome of Coregonus clupeaformis isolate EN_2021a chromosome 1, ASM2061545v1, whole genome shotgun sequence, one region contains:
- the LOC121575665 gene encoding hormone-sensitive lipase, whose protein sequence is MDWIAVFTSLEAVCEENITALSGPPDLPYGDASRRLVTCMRKIQDHGRALEPVVSGITAVYHHYDFDSDTPGNGYRTLVKVLQSCLLHIIHKGRYIASNCHGAFFRADHNASEMEAYGSVLCQLRALLYIAQGMLHDNCPGQLYGEQDGELSRRLVREYASMHKACFYGRCLGFQFSSSLRPILQSLIISMVSFGESYEKQHSGLGMAAFSLLTSGKYVIDPELRGEEYERITQNLDMKFWKSFWNLTESELVSGFASLTSTLVQVNLTLTIPPEPLLLPLVSDPRLSAPVSPPVAHWGPGPVNMRLISYELREGQDSKELLAFSRTEAPPISLSLVPFGAQKRPPSPWLLIHFHGGGFVSQTSKSHENYLKSWSKDLNVPILSVDYSLAPEAPFPRALEECFYAYCWALKNCHLLGSTAERVCLAGDSAGGNLCITVSMRAIACGVRIPDGIMAAYPATLLTIDASPSRLLTSFDLLLPLGVLSKCINAYTGVDSETVQPTEGTSTLSALGRDTASLISDLTHGASKWIQSFFPAEVLGSWSSSHRRSLDNEAHQRSVSPCSSDSSSGPRDYPEGFEPLRSERLSVIQTPSCPTVKNPFVSPLLASDDLLRGLPHVHLVASALDALLDDSVTFAKKLRDMGQPVTLRVVEDLPHGFLSLSGFAEEIKVASDICVERIREVFQQQTLPSCTRK, encoded by the exons ATGGACTGGATAGCTGTGTTCACATCCTTGGAGGCGGTGTGTGAGGAAAACATTACTGCTCTGTCTGGGCCTCCCGACTTGCCATATGGTGACGCGTCCAGGCGCTTGGTGACATGCATGAGAAAGATTCAGGACCATGGTCGTGCCCTGGAACCGGTGGTTTCTGGCATCACTGCAGTCTACCACCACTATGACTTTGACTCCGATACCCCTGGGAATGGGTATCGCACACTGGTCAAG GTTTTGCAGTCTTGCCTTCTGCACATCATCCACAAGGGACGCTACATTGCCTCTAATTGCCACGGGGCCTTCTTCAGGGCCGACCACAACGCCTCAGAGATGGAAGCCTATGGCAGTGTCCTGTGTCAGCTACGGGCCCTCCTCTACATCGCCCAGGGAATGCTCCACGACAACTGTCCCGGGCAGCTGTACGGCGAGCAGGACGGAGAACTGAGCAGGAGGTTGGTGAGGGAGTACGCCTCCATGCACAAGGCCTGCTTCTACGGCCGCTGCCTGGGCTTTCAG TTCTCATCTTCCCTTCGTCCGATTCTGCAGTCATTAATCATAAGCATGGTCTCGTTTGGAGAGAGCTATGAAAAACAGCATTCCGGGTTAG gcatggcagcattcTCCCTTCTTACCTCTGGGAAGTATGTCATTGATCCAGAGCTGAGAGGAGAAGAATATGAGCGGATCACCCAAAACTTGGACATGAAGTTCTGGAAGTCCTTCTGGAACCTCACTGAATCAGAGCTTGTATCG GGCTTTGCCAGTTTAACCTCTACCCTAGTGCAGGTGAACCTCACCCTGACCATACCCCCTGAACCACTACTCCTCCCCCTGGTCTCAGACCCCCGTCTCTCTGCCCCGGTGTCCCCGCCGGTGGCCCACTGGGGCCCTGGACCTGTCAACATGCGCCTCATCTCCTATGAGCTTCGAGAAGGACAG GACAGTAAAGAGCTGCTGGCCTTCTCTCGTACAGAAGCTCCCCCCATTTCCCTGTCTTTGGTACCGTTTGGTGCCCAGAAGCgtcctccctccccctggctgTTGATCCACTTCCATGGAGGAGGCTTCGTGTCCCAGACCTCCAAATCCCATGAG AACTATCTGAAGAGCTGGTCGAAGGATCTGAATGTCCCGATCCTGTCTGTGGATTACTCCCTGGCTCCTGAGGCCCCTTTTCCCAGAGCCCTGGAGGAGTGCTTCTACGCCTACTGTTGGGCCCTCAAGAACTGCCATCTTCTGG GCTCCACTGCTGAGCGTGTGTGTCTGGCTGGGGACAGTGCTGGGGGGAACCTCTGCATCACTGTGTCCATGAGGGCCATTGCCTGCGGTGTGCGCATCCCAGATGGTATTATGGCTGCATATCCTGCTACCCTGCTCACCATTGACGCCTCGCCCTCCCGCCTTCTCACCAGCTTTGACCTACTGCTACCCTTAGGGGTGCTTTCCAAGTGTATCAACGCCTACACAG GTGTAGACTCTGAGACGGTTCAGCCTACAGAGGGAACCAGCACGTTGAGCGCTCTAGGTAGAGACACAGCCTCGCTGATCAGTGACCTCACACACGGGGCGTCCAAATGGATCCAGTCCTTCTTTCCCGCAGAGGTCCTAGGGTCATGGTCATCGTCACATCGGAGGTCTCTGGACAACGAGGCCCACCAGAGATCAGTGTCGCCATGTTCATCCGACTCCTCCTCAGGCCCCAGGGACTACCCAGAAGGCTTTGAGCCCCTGCGCTCAGAGCGCCTGTCTGTGATCCAGACGCCTAGCTGTCCCACCGTCAAGAACCCGTTTGTGTCGCCCCTGCTAGCCTCTGACGACCTACTGAGAGGACTACCGCATGTACACTTAGtg GCCTCTGCACTGGATGCCTTGTTGGATGACTCTGTGACGTTCGCCAAGAAACTGCGGGATATGGGCCAACCAGTGACCCTGAGGGTGGTGGAGGACCTCCCACATGGCTTCCTCAGCCTATCGGGATTCGCAGAGGAGATAAAGGTGGCCTCAGACATCTGCGTAGAGCGAATCAGAGAGGTCTTCCAGCAGCAAACCCTGCCTTCCTGTACTCGCAAGTGA